One Vibrio sp. CDRSL-10 TSBA genomic window, ACCTTGGCTGGGCCAATAAAACAGGTTCTGGCTGATATCAACCTACTGTTACAGCCGATACATTTTGAACCTCAAACCGCCCAAATGACTTATACGATAGCGGCTACAGATTATGCTCTGAAGGCTGTCATTGTTCCATTAATGGCTGAGCTTAAAAAGCAAGCGCCAGGAGTCAGAGTGGCAGTCATTGCTGTGAATCAAGACAGCCTTTTAAGGCAGATGGAACAAGGCGAAGTGGATTTGGCATTAGTGACGCCAGAGACTACGCCCGAAGAGTTACACGGTCGTGCGTTATACGAAGAGCAATATGTATGCATGATGCGAGCTGATCATCCTACGGCTGTTTCTGGTCACATAACATTGGAGCAATTTTGCTCTTTAGAACATATTCTGGTGTCCAGCAAAGGTGGTTTTTGGGGGCCGACAGATGATGCACTTGCTACAATGAAGCTCAACCGCCATATCGGACTATCAGTAAATAGCTTTTTGGTACTGCCTGAAATTTTAAGAATTACCGATATGATTGCCGTGGTACCAAGGCGTTTAGCTTGCCGTCACGATAATCTGGTTATCATGGATACGCCGTTAGAAGTCCTTGGTTTTACTAAAAGTATGGCGTGGCATGAACGTTCACATCGGGATCCTGCTCACCGCTGGATTCGGTCGCTCTGCCTGGAAGTCAGCCAGTTACCTCATTTCTGATATAAATTTCATTTATATTCATAATAAATGAATCGATATTTCATCAATAACATCCGTTTTATAACATAGCACTGGTATTTATAGCAGTGCTGTTATTTTTGACCAAATAACAGCAGCTACAGTCAGCCATTAATCAATAGATGGACAAAATCACAGCTAACGTTTGGGAGCTACATTAGAAAGTAATCTTAGGTGTTGAGTCTCGAAGTTAATTCATTGGGCAGGGTGATATGATTCTGATTTTCTATTCAAATAAAGCTAGAGATCATACCTTTCCTATTGATCATGAAGATATTAACGCAGACTCTGAAAACATTCCTTACATCCCGCCCTACTTGCAGTTACAATAAAACAAATTATATATAACTTATTGATAATAATGCTTTAAGTTAGGCGATTGTCCTATATGAAGGAGCTTAAAGAGCCTTGAAAACAACAGATATAAAGATTTCTGATAAATCATTCGAAGATGGGAGCGAAAAAGTATCCCCCAAAGCATTACGTCCGATTTTTGCCGGGTTGATGTTAGCAATGTCTCTTGGGTCTCTCGATCAGAGTATCGTTAATACGGCTCTACCGGCTATGGCCAGCGATCTGGGAGGGTTGGCTCATCTATCTTGGGTGGTGACTGCGTTTATGCTCAGTTCAACGGTCGCGACACCGATCTTCGGTAAACTTAGTGATATGTATGGTCGCAGAGGACTACTTCTATTGGCTATCACCTTGTTTATGATGATGTCGATTTTGTGTGGTGTTGCTCAGTCGATGACGCAACTAATTATTTTCCGGTTGGTTCAGGGTATCGGTGCCGGAGGCGTCATGACCCTGTGTCAGACGACGATCAGTGATGTAGTCACACCGAAGGAAACGCATACGTTACCAAGGCTTATTCACTGGTACTTTTGCGATGTCTGCTGTTGCAGGCCCTATTCTCGGTGGAGCGCTGACAACAGCACTGTCGTGGCGGTGGATTTTCTACATAAATGTACCTATCGCTCTAATTGCTATATTTATTCTGTGGAACTCATTACCTACGCTAAAAGCACGTAAGAAGCATGTTATTGATGTTTGCGGAGCAGTTACGATGGCGTGTGGAGCCACAAGTATTCTGTTGTTGTTCAGCCTTGGTGGGACACTCTTTCCCTGGCAGTCTTTTACTGCGGGAGTGATTGCAACAATTGCATTGATTTCTATTGTCTTATTCATCCATGTCGAGAGTAGAGCCGTAGAGCCGATCGTGACATTAAGTTTGTTCCGGATACGCAATTTTACGATTGGTTCTGTCACCACGGGTTGTATGGGATTTGCGATGATGAGTGCGATGGTATTTTTGCCGCTCTACTTCCAACTAGTGCTGGGTCTGAGTGCTGCACAGTCCGGATCAATGTTGCTGGCACAGATTATCGCTATGCTTTTAACCTCAGTTTTTGGTGGCCAAATTTCGTCAAAGCTGAATCGACCTAAACTGTTCATGATGGCGGGAATTGCCCTGGAAGCGTTGGGGTTAAGCATTTTTGCTGTACTAGCTTACCTTCAAAAAGATACCTATTGGTTTCTCATTGGCCTAGCAATCCTTGGTTTGGGTATGGGGATTGCCATGCCGCATGCTACCGTGATCGTTCAGAATGCAGCGCCCAAAAACGCTTTGGGTGAAGCAACATCAAGTATGGCATTTATCCGCTCGTTGGGAGGGGCTTTAGGGGTTGCTGTATCTGGAGGCGTGATGACAACCAGGCTTCATGATGGTTTGAGTGAAATCAGTCCAGATATTGATGTTCAGGGAATCATCAACGGGGGAATGGACGCTGTAGCAGGGTTACCAGCAGGACTTAGACCTAGTATTGAACTTGCTTTCAGTCATGCTATTACCGCTTCTTTCGTGATTGGTGGCAGCGTTATGCTTCTTGCTCTATTGCTGTCACTTCTACTGGAAAATAAACAGTTACGAAACTAAAAAGTTACTCTGTTTCTGATATAAATTTCATTTATATTCCTAATAAACAAATCGCTATTCCATTAATAGTACACGTTCTCTAGCATGGCACTGTTATCTTACTCTTTTGCAAACTAAGGAGAAAAATCGAATGACAGTGCTTTTCGATGATTATGTGTTAAATGGCAAAACGTTAAAAAATCGAGCCGTTGTTGCTCCGATGACTCGGGCCAGAGCACCAGGCAATGTACCTAATGACAGCACGGTTCGATATTACGGTCAGCGCTCAGATGCAGGGCTGATTGTAACCGAAGGTACGCCAATCAGTCAGCAAGGGACTGGCTTCGTCGATTGTCCTGGGATCTGGAATCAGTCTCAAATAGATGCCTGGAGTAAAGTGACGGCCCACGCACATGCTCTTGGCAGCCTTATTTTTACCCAGATATGGCATGTGGGTCGTATTAGTCATACATCATTGCAAAAAGAGGGTGCTTCTCCGGTCAGTTCAACGGATCAGCAAGCCACTAATAGTAGCGCGTTTGGCTATGATGCGGATGGAAAACCAAGTTTTGTCCCAGCAAGTAAACCCCATCGTCTTACCACAGAAGAAGTTAAGAATGTGATCGCTGATTTCGCTCAGGCAGCAGAAAATGCAGTTGCAGCAGGTTTTGATGGTGTAGAAATTCACGGTGCAAATGGCTATCTCGTCGAGCAGTTTATTAATGCTGCCGTTAATGATCGTCAGGATCAGTATGGCAGTGAAACGGTTGAAAACCGCGTGCGTTTTGCTCTTGAAGTGGTGGACGCCTGTATTGAACGCATTGGTGTTGAACGTGTCGGTATCCGCCTTTCTCCATTTGGTCGCTTACATGACCTGGATGATTTTGAAGGGGAAGAAGAGACTTTCCTGCATTTGGCACATGAAACTGAATGACCGTGGCGTTGTTTACGTTCACATAATGGACCAGGCTAGCCGTGGTGCTCCTTCTATGCCTGACGGATTCTTAGAAAAATTCCGTGAAGCCTATAAGGGAACATTGATCCTGGCTGGCGGGATGGATTTACATAAAGCGAACCAGTTACTCAATGATGGAACTATTGATTTGGCAGCGTTCGGAGCGAAATATATCTCCAATCCTGATTTAGTTGAACGCTATCGTCACGGATGGCCAATTAAAGAACCGGATCAGTCTCTCTACTACGGTGGGGACGAACATGGCTATACTGATTATCTACCGTACAGTGGAGTTACTCGCTAATTCATTTCTCTGGCTTTATCTTACCTTATCCCTAACTAACTGAAGGGTAGGGTAATCTTTCTATTTAATTTTTGAGGTTATTCATGTCTTCATCATCTCATTCAATCAAACCTGTTCTTTTTGTTCTGACGAGCCACAAAGACTTAGGACAAGGTCACGAAGACTCCGGCTTCTATTTACCTGAATTAACTCATCCACTGCATGTTTTGGAAGAGGCCAACATCTCGACTGAGTTTGCGTCTATTAAAGGTGGCCTTCCTCCTGTTTATGGAGTGGATTTAACAGACCCTATTAATGCTCATTACTGGAATGATGAATCATTTCAGGAAAAATTGCAGGGTTGCCCTGCGCTAGCTGACGCTAACTCGAGCGATTACAGTGCAGTCATGTACGTCGGTGGTCATGGCACTATGTGGGATTTTCCACAAAGCTCCGCCGTACAAAGTATCACTCGCGAAATGTATGAGCAGGGCCAAGTGGTCGCTGCGGTATGCCATGGCCCTGCGGCGCTGGTGAATGTAACACTGAGTGATGGTTCGTATTTAGTTGCTGGCAAGAATGTGGCGGCATTCACCGATTCTGAAGAACATGCGGTCGGCATGGTCGATGCGGTACCATTTCTATTAGAAAGTACTCTGAAAGAGCGAGGTGCTCTACATCAGGCTGCTGAAGACTGGACAAGCAACGTTGTTATTGATGGCTCTTTAATCACTGGGCAAAACCCACAATCAGCGGCAGGTGTCGGTGAAGCAATACGAGATGCGTTACTGAGTTAAAACAGTCGCTTCATTAGCATTGTAAAACAATAAAAAGGCTGAAATCTAAATTGATTTCGGCCTTTTGTAGGTTCATTTAAATATGCATATTATATATTTTCTGATGGCACTAGCTGGCGGTGCGGGGTTATCTGTTCAGGCTGCGGTTAACAGTCGTTTGAGTTCAGGAGTCGGTGGACAACCATTGATTGCAGCGTTTATTTCCTTTGGTGTCGGTGCATTATGTCTTGGCCTGGCGGCTTCTGTTTATGCCAATTGGAGTGGCTTTGCTGTTAATATCGTTCAGCAATCTCCCTGGAAATGGCTTGGGGGGTTAATCGGTGCGGCTTTTGTCTTCACAACGATATTCCTTGCCCCAAAAATTGGTATTACCAATTTGATGTTCTTATTCATTATTGGTCAATTGGTAGCTGGTCTGTGCATCGATAGTTTCGGCTTGATTGAGATGCCTATAAGACCGGTTCATTGGTGGCATTTCATTGGACTCGGTATCATGCTGATTGGACTTATCTGTTATATGTACGGTAATCGTATTTTCCCGAAATTATGAAGTGTGAATACTTT contains:
- a CDS encoding MFS transporter, producing the protein MSAVAGPILGGALTTALSWRWIFYINVPIALIAIFILWNSLPTLKARKKHVIDVCGAVTMACGATSILLLFSLGGTLFPWQSFTAGVIATIALISIVLFIHVESRAVEPIVTLSLFRIRNFTIGSVTTGCMGFAMMSAMVFLPLYFQLVLGLSAAQSGSMLLAQIIAMLLTSVFGGQISSKLNRPKLFMMAGIALEALGLSIFAVLAYLQKDTYWFLIGLAILGLGMGIAMPHATVIVQNAAPKNALGEATSSMAFIRSLGGALGVAVSGGVMTTRLHDGLSEISPDIDVQGIINGGMDAVAGLPAGLRPSIELAFSHAITASFVIGGSVMLLALLLSLLLENKQLRN
- a CDS encoding LysR substrate-binding domain-containing protein, which encodes MAGPIKQVLADINLLLQPIHFEPQTAQMTYTIAATDYALKAVIVPLMAELKKQAPGVRVAVIAVNQDSLLRQMEQGEVDLALVTPETTPEELHGRALYEEQYVCMMRADHPTAVSGHITLEQFCSLEHILVSSKGGFWGPTDDALATMKLNRHIGLSVNSFLVLPEILRITDMIAVVPRRLACRHDNLVIMDTPLEVLGFTKSMAWHERSHRDPAHRWIRSLCLEVSQLPHF
- a CDS encoding DMT family transporter, producing MHIIYFLMALAGGAGLSVQAAVNSRLSSGVGGQPLIAAFISFGVGALCLGLAASVYANWSGFAVNIVQQSPWKWLGGLIGAAFVFTTIFLAPKIGITNLMFLFIIGQLVAGLCIDSFGLIEMPIRPVHWWHFIGLGIMLIGLICYMYGNRIFPKL
- a CDS encoding type 1 glutamine amidotransferase domain-containing protein, yielding MSSSSHSIKPVLFVLTSHKDLGQGHEDSGFYLPELTHPLHVLEEANISTEFASIKGGLPPVYGVDLTDPINAHYWNDESFQEKLQGCPALADANSSDYSAVMYVGGHGTMWDFPQSSAVQSITREMYEQGQVVAAVCHGPAALVNVTLSDGSYLVAGKNVAAFTDSEEHAVGMVDAVPFLLESTLKERGALHQAAEDWTSNVVIDGSLITGQNPQSAAGVGEAIRDALLS